Proteins from one Pseudarthrobacter sp. BIM B-2242 genomic window:
- a CDS encoding 2-hydroxyacid dehydrogenase → MVTAAGQAPQGGAERPESLKIVVTDPIISRFEDALKADGGAHRWDMAAAWAPERRLDALAGADVVVCSSLGPAEAAAAAQARLVHVTGAGYDKISFPHLAPSAVVANTFHHARPIAEHVLMVTLMLTRNVAAADRAVRAGQWRTIATADDVPFHPVLADLTLGLVGLGSIGSEVARVATALGMKVRAVRRNAAAPLPEGVSLDWVGGHDGLHTLLASSDVVVVTVPLDSATEGMIGPAELAAMKPSAFLINVARGPVVDQAALFAALTERRIAGAGLDVWWGSPADGMVPPAELPFASLPNTVLTPHHSGHARVTFERRAADIAANIGLLARGGELRNVVARPAPVLSAVPASPAR, encoded by the coding sequence GTGGTGACCGCCGCCGGGCAGGCCCCGCAGGGGGGCGCAGAGCGCCCGGAGTCCCTGAAGATCGTGGTCACGGACCCCATCATCAGCCGCTTCGAGGACGCATTGAAGGCCGACGGCGGTGCGCACCGCTGGGACATGGCGGCGGCGTGGGCTCCGGAACGCAGGCTGGACGCCCTGGCGGGTGCCGACGTCGTGGTCTGCTCCTCCCTCGGCCCCGCCGAAGCGGCAGCCGCGGCACAGGCGAGGCTGGTTCACGTCACGGGGGCGGGCTACGACAAGATTTCGTTTCCGCACCTGGCACCGTCCGCAGTTGTGGCCAACACGTTCCACCACGCACGGCCCATCGCCGAGCACGTCCTGATGGTCACGCTGATGCTGACCCGGAACGTGGCGGCGGCGGACAGGGCTGTCCGGGCGGGGCAGTGGCGGACCATTGCCACGGCCGACGACGTCCCGTTCCATCCCGTCCTGGCCGACCTGACGCTGGGGCTGGTTGGCCTCGGATCCATCGGCTCTGAGGTGGCGCGCGTGGCCACGGCGCTGGGCATGAAGGTCCGCGCTGTGCGGCGCAACGCTGCGGCCCCGCTTCCGGAAGGAGTCAGCCTGGACTGGGTGGGCGGACATGACGGGCTCCACACTCTTTTGGCCTCCTCCGACGTTGTGGTGGTGACGGTACCGCTGGATTCCGCCACGGAAGGGATGATCGGGCCCGCCGAGCTGGCGGCCATGAAGCCTTCGGCCTTCCTTATTAATGTCGCCCGCGGTCCGGTGGTGGACCAGGCCGCGCTGTTCGCCGCCCTGACGGAACGGCGCATCGCCGGCGCCGGGCTGGACGTCTGGTGGGGATCGCCTGCGGACGGTATGGTGCCGCCGGCGGAACTGCCGTTCGCCTCCCTGCCGAACACCGTGCTGACCCCGCATCATTCCGGCCACGCCCGCGTGACCTTCGAGCGCCGGGCGGCAGACATCGCCGCCAACATCGGCCTGCTGGCCCGCGGCGGAGAACTCAGGAATGTGGTGGCCCGGCCGGCTCCGGTGCTGAGTGCCGTGCCGGCCAGCCCGGCTAGATAG
- a CDS encoding glucarate dehydratase family protein, which produces MDQAYDPARNLNQARITGVTITPVAFKDPPLLNTVGVHEPFALRAIVEVHTDSGVSGIGETYGDAGHIARLRLAAGALPGTDIFNINQMNSRISQALVQDTIQGGHGMSGMVTGSSTADRVLSAFDVAALDIQGKLLGRPVSDLLGGAVRDTVHFSGYLFYKWAGHPGQEDDAWGAALDPAGIVRQARTMVDQYGFSALKLKAGVFPPEEEITAIQALRAEFPDLPLRIDPNGAWTVDTSIRVGKELDGVLEYLEDPTPGIEGMAAVRREVGMPLATNMCVVSFADVAPAVAAGAVDVILSDHHFWGGLRRTQFLAGITDTFGLGLSMHSNSHLGISLAAMVHLAAATPNLDYACDTHWPWKDPSEDVIAGGVFTFKDGAVRVPTGPGLGIELDRDALARLHRQYLDCGLTSRDDTGYMQRLHPSYELQSPRW; this is translated from the coding sequence GTGGACCAGGCATACGATCCCGCCCGCAACCTCAACCAGGCCCGGATTACCGGCGTGACCATCACTCCGGTCGCTTTCAAGGACCCGCCGCTGCTCAATACGGTTGGGGTCCACGAACCGTTCGCCTTGCGGGCCATCGTGGAGGTCCACACTGATTCCGGCGTGTCCGGCATCGGTGAAACGTACGGCGATGCCGGGCACATTGCCAGGCTCCGGCTGGCCGCCGGCGCCCTGCCGGGGACGGACATCTTCAACATCAACCAGATGAACAGCCGGATCTCCCAGGCGCTTGTCCAGGACACCATCCAGGGTGGCCACGGCATGAGCGGCATGGTCACCGGGTCCAGCACGGCGGACCGGGTCCTGTCCGCGTTCGACGTCGCCGCCCTCGACATCCAGGGCAAGCTCCTTGGCCGGCCGGTCAGCGACCTCCTCGGCGGCGCCGTCCGGGACACAGTCCACTTCAGCGGCTACCTCTTCTACAAGTGGGCCGGCCACCCCGGCCAGGAAGATGACGCCTGGGGAGCGGCCCTGGACCCTGCCGGGATTGTGCGGCAGGCCCGCACCATGGTGGACCAGTACGGATTCAGCGCACTCAAGCTGAAAGCCGGCGTGTTCCCGCCGGAGGAGGAGATCACCGCCATCCAGGCGCTCCGGGCGGAATTCCCCGACCTGCCGCTCCGCATCGATCCCAACGGCGCCTGGACCGTGGACACCTCCATCCGCGTGGGAAAGGAACTCGACGGCGTGCTCGAGTACCTGGAGGACCCCACCCCCGGCATCGAGGGCATGGCCGCCGTCCGCCGCGAAGTTGGCATGCCGCTGGCAACCAACATGTGCGTGGTCAGCTTCGCGGATGTGGCCCCCGCGGTGGCGGCCGGCGCCGTGGACGTCATCCTCTCCGACCACCACTTCTGGGGCGGCCTCCGCCGGACGCAGTTCCTGGCCGGCATCACCGACACGTTCGGGTTGGGGCTCTCCATGCACTCTAATTCCCACCTGGGCATCAGCCTCGCCGCCATGGTTCACCTCGCGGCTGCCACCCCCAACCTGGACTATGCGTGCGACACGCACTGGCCCTGGAAGGACCCTTCCGAGGACGTTATTGCCGGCGGTGTGTTCACGTTCAAGGACGGCGCGGTGCGGGTGCCCACCGGACCGGGCCTGGGCATTGAGCTGGACCGCGATGCCCTGGCGCGGCTGCACCGCCAGTACCTCGACTGCGGCCTCACGAGCCGGGACGACACCGGCTACATGCAGCGGCTCCACCCCTCCTACGAGCTTCAGAGCCCGCGGTGGTGA
- a CDS encoding LysR family transcriptional regulator → MFSLPQLEAFVAVAEELHFGAAAERLNMTQPPLSRQIQMLEKKLGTQLFGRTSRKVELTAAGATLLPRARQILDMCIKTDLDVRRVSSGQAGTITVGYTAIAGQSALPLMLRSAAEGMPGVSFVLRELVSTDQMDGLVKGSVDIGLLRPIVARPGVVCRPLMQDRLVVALPMGSTLLGNMAPPSGEPLPLGLLDHLPLLMYSTKEARYFHDLVLRLFASAGAHANITQYASQVPALLAFVQAGLGVTLVPASAMAFAPAGVEFHEIDGRHGMFELNRVELDVAWNEETANPAVLRLLELIEPIAAAALPTAG, encoded by the coding sequence ATGTTTTCGCTGCCCCAGTTAGAAGCGTTTGTCGCCGTCGCGGAGGAGCTGCACTTCGGTGCCGCAGCCGAGCGGCTGAACATGACGCAGCCGCCGTTGAGCCGCCAGATCCAAATGCTTGAAAAGAAGCTGGGGACCCAGCTGTTCGGCCGGACCAGCCGGAAGGTGGAACTCACGGCAGCCGGCGCCACCCTGCTGCCGAGGGCGCGCCAGATCCTGGACATGTGTATCAAGACCGACCTGGACGTGCGTCGGGTTTCGTCGGGCCAGGCGGGCACCATTACGGTGGGCTACACAGCCATCGCCGGGCAGAGTGCGTTGCCCCTGATGCTGCGCTCGGCCGCCGAAGGGATGCCGGGAGTGTCCTTTGTGCTCCGGGAACTGGTGTCGACGGACCAGATGGACGGGCTGGTCAAGGGCAGTGTGGACATTGGCCTGCTGCGGCCCATCGTGGCCCGGCCCGGGGTTGTCTGCCGGCCGCTGATGCAGGACCGCCTGGTGGTGGCCCTGCCCATGGGAAGCACCCTGCTGGGGAACATGGCGCCGCCGTCCGGCGAGCCGCTTCCGCTGGGCCTATTGGACCACCTGCCGCTGCTGATGTACTCCACCAAGGAGGCACGCTACTTCCATGACCTGGTGCTGCGGCTGTTTGCCAGTGCCGGTGCCCACGCCAACATCACCCAGTACGCCAGCCAAGTTCCGGCGCTCCTGGCCTTTGTCCAGGCCGGACTGGGCGTGACCCTGGTGCCTGCCTCCGCGATGGCCTTCGCGCCGGCCGGCGTGGAGTTCCACGAGATCGACGGGCGGCACGGCATGTTTGAGCTGAACCGGGTGGAGCTGGACGTGGCGTGGAATGAGGAGACGGCCAACCCCGCCGTCCTGAGGTTGCTGGAGCTGATCGAGCCGATCGCCGCAGCAGCCTTGCCGACGGCGGGCTGA
- a CDS encoding MFS transporter has protein sequence MQSVDTAVTDVALATKKFFKRVLPIMLVMLVCNQLNRSNIGYAHEHLEADVGIGAAAYGFGAGLFFIAYAIFELPSNVMMEKYGAKVWLARIMVSWGIVSFLMAFVQNEMMFYVLRFLLGAAEAGFFPAVIFYFARWVPAGQRGKATAIFIAGSSIAAALSGPIAGMLLSLHDVLGIRGWQWLFGFEGLLSVVVGIVVFFLLDARIQDAKWLSAGEKTALVEAIAAEDARHTTETGGKVNRWKMLLNPQILLLCGIYFSIQLSIYANTFWLPTIVKQIPGTTDLSVGFLSAIPWVCAVVAMYFAAKMQDKAKSKRPLLVVALLVAAVGTLAAAVATPVLALVFLAIAAMGFKSASPLFWTIPQSGLHPMVLAPAIAIINSLGNLGGFVAPFGFGLIKEGTGSVVPGLFALAAASTLAAGLVYFLKERRSTPTPDGEPGQQREPAAAIADLEPAPAR, from the coding sequence ATGCAGTCTGTCGACACCGCTGTCACGGATGTGGCCCTCGCCACGAAGAAGTTTTTCAAGCGGGTCCTGCCCATCATGCTGGTCATGCTGGTGTGCAACCAGCTCAACCGCTCCAACATCGGCTATGCCCACGAGCACTTGGAAGCCGACGTCGGCATCGGGGCTGCGGCCTACGGCTTCGGCGCAGGCCTGTTCTTCATCGCCTACGCCATCTTCGAGCTTCCCAGCAACGTGATGATGGAGAAGTACGGCGCCAAGGTGTGGCTCGCCCGCATCATGGTCAGCTGGGGCATCGTCTCCTTCCTGATGGCCTTCGTCCAGAACGAAATGATGTTCTACGTCCTCAGGTTCCTGCTGGGCGCCGCCGAAGCCGGCTTCTTCCCGGCCGTTATCTTCTACTTCGCCCGCTGGGTTCCCGCGGGCCAGCGCGGCAAGGCAACCGCCATCTTCATTGCCGGATCGTCCATCGCGGCAGCACTCTCCGGGCCTATCGCCGGCATGCTCCTGAGCCTGCACGATGTCCTGGGGATCCGCGGCTGGCAGTGGCTGTTCGGCTTCGAGGGCCTGCTCTCGGTGGTGGTGGGCATTGTGGTGTTCTTCCTGCTGGATGCCAGGATCCAGGACGCCAAGTGGCTCTCCGCCGGTGAAAAGACGGCCCTCGTTGAGGCGATCGCCGCGGAAGACGCCCGGCACACCACCGAGACCGGCGGAAAGGTCAACCGCTGGAAGATGCTCCTGAACCCGCAGATCCTGCTGCTGTGCGGCATCTATTTCTCCATCCAGCTCTCCATCTACGCCAACACATTCTGGCTGCCCACCATCGTCAAGCAGATTCCCGGCACCACGGACCTGAGCGTTGGCTTCCTGTCCGCCATCCCGTGGGTGTGCGCCGTCGTCGCCATGTATTTCGCTGCCAAGATGCAGGACAAGGCGAAGTCCAAGCGGCCGCTGCTGGTGGTGGCACTCCTGGTGGCCGCCGTCGGAACCCTGGCCGCCGCCGTCGCCACCCCGGTGCTGGCACTGGTCTTCCTGGCCATTGCCGCCATGGGCTTCAAAAGCGCCTCGCCGCTGTTCTGGACCATCCCGCAGTCCGGCCTGCACCCCATGGTCCTGGCCCCGGCCATCGCCATCATCAACTCCCTGGGCAACCTCGGCGGCTTTGTGGCGCCGTTCGGGTTCGGCCTGATCAAGGAGGGCACCGGCAGCGTTGTGCCCGGCCTGTTCGCCCTCGCTGCGGCCTCCACGCTGGCCGCCGGGCTGGTGTACTTCCTGAAGGAACGCCGCAGCACTCCCACGCCTGACGGGGAGCCGGGGCAGCAGCGCGAACCGGCAGCCGCCATCGCGGACCTGGAGCCCGCCCCCGCCCGCTAA
- a CDS encoding FadR/GntR family transcriptional regulator, with amino-acid sequence MTRNLTADLTAELRTRIVDGAIQPGDKLPSENELMGEFSVSRTVVRAALTRLQAEGLVETERGRGSFALTPPDDGPQPVPGSRPVASVEDRLHLLEFRLGVEAEAAALAARNHSDRQLRTINSALDQFTASADHPGHAMKADFEFHRAIAAASGNPFYSDCLSALGQTMIAMPRTRLMTGVEHYARDHFDQVVHEHKSIAAAIADGDESAAAAAMRSHLANSRRRFKASVRPAP; translated from the coding sequence ATGACCCGGAACCTGACCGCGGACCTCACCGCAGAGCTTCGCACGCGCATCGTGGACGGTGCCATCCAGCCCGGCGACAAACTCCCGAGCGAGAACGAGCTGATGGGCGAGTTCAGCGTCAGCCGCACCGTAGTGCGCGCCGCGCTAACGCGGCTCCAGGCCGAGGGACTCGTGGAAACCGAACGCGGGCGGGGCAGCTTCGCACTGACCCCGCCCGACGACGGTCCCCAGCCGGTTCCCGGCAGCCGCCCGGTTGCGAGCGTCGAGGACCGCCTCCACCTGCTGGAGTTCCGGCTGGGCGTGGAGGCTGAGGCAGCAGCCCTGGCCGCCCGCAACCACTCCGACCGCCAGCTCAGGACCATCAACTCCGCACTGGACCAATTCACGGCCAGCGCCGATCATCCCGGTCACGCCATGAAGGCCGATTTCGAATTCCACCGCGCCATCGCGGCCGCCTCCGGCAACCCCTTCTACTCCGACTGCCTCTCAGCACTGGGCCAGACGATGATCGCGATGCCGCGCACCCGGCTGATGACCGGCGTCGAGCATTACGCGCGTGACCACTTCGACCAGGTGGTCCACGAACACAAATCAATCGCGGCCGCCATCGCTGACGGTGATGAAAGCGCCGCCGCCGCTGCCATGCGGAGTCATCTGGCGAATTCCCGACGCCGGTTCAAGGCGTCTGTGCGCCCGGCGCCGTAG
- a CDS encoding mandelate racemase/muconate lactonizing enzyme family protein has product MSTVDFIRHIKLSTARLPLAVPISDAKVFTGRQKPMTEVVFLFAEITTELGHTGLGFSYSKRAGGPAQYAHAKEVAEGLIGEDPNDIGKIYTKLLWAGASVGRSGVATQALAAIDIALYDLKSKRAGLSLAKFLGAYRDSVQTYNTSGGFLNASLDEVKARATVLLEEGIGGIKIKVGLPDTKEDLRRVAGIREHIGWDVPLMVDANQQWDRATALRMGRQLEQFNLIWIEEPLDAYDFEGHAHLANVLDTPIATGEMLASVAEHKGLINANGCDIIQPDAPRVGGITQFLRLAALADERGLGLAPHFAMEIHLHLAAAYPREPWVEHFDWLDPLFNERLETKNGRMIVPDRPGLGVTLSDQARAWTTESVEFGA; this is encoded by the coding sequence ATGAGTACCGTCGACTTCATCCGGCACATCAAACTTTCCACCGCACGGCTCCCCCTGGCCGTCCCCATCAGCGATGCCAAGGTCTTCACCGGCCGCCAGAAGCCGATGACCGAGGTGGTGTTCCTGTTCGCGGAGATCACCACCGAGCTTGGCCACACAGGCCTGGGCTTCAGCTATTCCAAGCGCGCCGGCGGTCCCGCCCAATACGCCCACGCCAAGGAAGTGGCCGAAGGCCTGATCGGCGAAGACCCCAACGACATCGGCAAGATCTACACCAAGCTCCTCTGGGCCGGCGCCTCCGTGGGCCGCTCCGGCGTGGCCACCCAGGCCCTCGCCGCCATCGACATCGCCCTCTACGACCTCAAGTCCAAGCGCGCCGGCCTGTCACTGGCCAAGTTCCTGGGTGCCTACCGCGACTCCGTCCAGACCTACAACACCTCCGGCGGCTTCCTCAACGCGTCCCTCGACGAGGTCAAGGCCCGCGCCACCGTCCTCCTCGAAGAAGGCATCGGCGGCATCAAGATCAAGGTGGGTCTCCCCGACACCAAAGAGGACCTCCGCCGCGTGGCCGGCATCCGTGAACACATTGGCTGGGACGTCCCGCTGATGGTGGACGCCAACCAGCAGTGGGACCGCGCCACCGCCCTGCGCATGGGCCGCCAGCTGGAGCAATTCAACCTCATCTGGATCGAGGAACCGCTGGATGCCTACGACTTCGAAGGCCACGCCCACCTCGCCAACGTCCTGGACACGCCCATCGCCACCGGCGAGATGCTGGCTTCCGTGGCCGAACACAAGGGCCTCATCAACGCCAACGGCTGCGACATCATCCAGCCGGACGCACCGCGCGTCGGCGGCATCACCCAGTTCCTCCGCCTCGCCGCCCTCGCGGACGAACGCGGCCTGGGCCTGGCCCCGCACTTCGCCATGGAAATCCACCTTCACCTCGCCGCGGCCTACCCGCGCGAACCCTGGGTGGAGCACTTCGACTGGCTGGACCCGCTCTTCAACGAACGCCTCGAAACCAAGAACGGCCGGATGATCGTGCCGGACCGTCCCGGCCTGGGCGTGACCCTGAGTGACCAGGCGCGCGCCTGGACCACCGAGTCCGTGGAGTTCGGCGCGTAA
- a CDS encoding substrate-binding domain-containing protein — translation MRAISSMATRHVLADLAEAAAEAGLPLLQLESVGGVDAAQRVTAGEPFDLVFLAEDALQRLAAEGHVDPASIAPIVLSEVAVGVPARSADEATCSEGTAFANADELRGALRAASRIGYSTGPSGTELLRMIDHWGMTGEVSDRLVQARPGVPVARLLAEGEVDLGLQQLSELVGQPGVCILGVLPADCAISTVFAGAVATSSNNAARAAEVLAFFCSDLAATIKSSHSFRAP, via the coding sequence GTGAGGGCGATCTCGTCGATGGCCACCCGCCACGTTCTCGCCGACCTCGCTGAAGCCGCCGCCGAAGCGGGGCTACCGCTTCTGCAGCTCGAATCCGTCGGCGGAGTGGACGCCGCCCAGCGGGTGACCGCCGGTGAGCCGTTCGACCTTGTGTTCCTCGCCGAGGACGCTCTCCAACGCCTCGCTGCCGAGGGGCACGTGGATCCGGCGTCCATCGCCCCGATCGTACTGTCGGAGGTCGCCGTAGGCGTGCCCGCACGCAGCGCCGATGAAGCCACATGTTCCGAAGGCACGGCCTTTGCGAATGCCGACGAGCTTCGCGGCGCCCTGCGCGCGGCGTCCCGCATCGGATATTCCACCGGACCGAGCGGCACCGAGCTGTTGCGAATGATCGACCACTGGGGCATGACCGGTGAGGTCAGCGACCGGCTTGTGCAGGCCCGTCCAGGCGTGCCCGTGGCGCGCCTGCTCGCCGAGGGAGAGGTCGATCTCGGCCTGCAGCAGCTCAGCGAACTGGTCGGGCAACCCGGCGTGTGCATCCTCGGCGTTCTCCCGGCCGACTGCGCGATTAGCACGGTCTTCGCGGGTGCTGTCGCGACATCCTCCAACAACGCGGCCCGTGCTGCGGAGGTGTTGGCCTTCTTCTGCTCGGACCTCGCGGCAACGATCAAGTCGTCGCACAGTTTTCGCGCGCCCTGA
- a CDS encoding aldo/keto reductase, with product MNLPRIGLGCMSLSHAYGVPPSAEDGLAFLRAALDDGVQLLDTATLYGGGRNEELVGRAIAGRRDEVFLASKGGMAMVDGVKVIDGRPDTLRAQVDASLSRLGVDYIDLYYLHRWDKKVPIGDSVGALAEMVAAGKIGAIGLSEVSVARLREAQAVTPIAAVQNEYSLWSRNPELGMLEATRSRGVALVAFSPVARGFLSDSIGDPEALAPKDIRRGMPRFQPEHWGANAVLLSSWRELAAEAGCTPAQLALAWLLSRGDHVLPIPGTTSVAHLRENMAAADITVDGALLARAGVLIGTDTISGARYAPASAAEVDAETFEDAA from the coding sequence GTGAACCTCCCCCGGATCGGCCTCGGATGCATGTCCCTGAGCCACGCCTACGGCGTGCCCCCGAGCGCCGAGGACGGTCTGGCGTTCCTGCGCGCGGCGCTCGACGACGGCGTGCAGCTGCTCGACACCGCGACTCTGTACGGCGGCGGCCGCAACGAGGAGCTGGTCGGCCGGGCGATTGCGGGGCGGCGCGACGAGGTCTTCTTGGCGAGCAAGGGCGGAATGGCGATGGTCGACGGCGTGAAAGTCATCGACGGACGCCCCGATACGCTGCGGGCACAGGTCGATGCTTCGCTAAGCCGCCTGGGCGTCGATTACATCGACCTGTACTACCTTCACCGGTGGGACAAGAAGGTGCCGATCGGCGATAGCGTCGGCGCGCTGGCCGAAATGGTCGCCGCGGGCAAGATCGGCGCAATCGGCCTGTCCGAGGTGTCGGTGGCGCGGCTGCGCGAGGCGCAGGCAGTCACGCCTATCGCGGCCGTGCAGAACGAGTACTCGCTGTGGAGCCGCAACCCCGAGCTGGGGATGCTCGAGGCCACCCGTTCCAGGGGAGTTGCGCTCGTCGCGTTCTCGCCGGTGGCCCGCGGTTTCCTCAGCGACTCGATCGGCGATCCCGAAGCCCTGGCGCCAAAGGACATCCGCCGCGGCATGCCCCGCTTCCAGCCCGAGCACTGGGGTGCGAATGCGGTGCTGCTGTCCTCTTGGCGTGAGCTGGCGGCGGAGGCCGGCTGCACCCCGGCACAGCTAGCACTGGCATGGCTGCTCTCCCGCGGCGATCACGTTCTGCCGATCCCGGGAACAACGAGCGTCGCGCACCTGCGTGAGAACATGGCGGCGGCCGACATCACTGTCGACGGCGCGCTGTTGGCGCGGGCCGGCGTGCTGATTGGCACGGACACCATCTCCGGCGCGCGATATGCGCCAGCATCTGCTGCCGAAGTTGACGCCGAGACTTTCGAGGATGCCGCGTGA
- a CDS encoding Gfo/Idh/MocA family oxidoreductase — MTDQIRVAVVGANGAFGMKHLDALKNIEDAEVTVVSATSQEKADGVAAKYGVANAVVGLDAVLERDDVDAVILATPTGLHASQTQAVLKAGKHVQVEIPLADSLADAEATLAAAEASDRIAMVGHTRRFNPSHQLVHNRIAEGSFNVQQMDVQTYFFRRTNTNAKGEARSWTDHLLWHHAAHTVDLFAYQAGKIVQANAIQGPINPELGIAMDMSIQLKSETGAICTLSLSFNNNGPFGTFFRYIGDTETYIARYDDLFNGRDEQIDVSNVAVSMNGIELQDREFISAIREGREPNSSIRQVIDCYRVLGALEEQLA; from the coding sequence ATGACCGACCAGATCCGCGTCGCGGTCGTCGGCGCCAACGGCGCCTTCGGCATGAAGCATCTTGACGCCCTGAAGAACATCGAAGACGCCGAGGTGACCGTGGTTTCCGCCACCTCGCAGGAGAAGGCGGACGGTGTCGCCGCGAAGTACGGCGTCGCCAACGCCGTCGTCGGGCTCGACGCCGTGCTGGAGCGCGACGACGTCGATGCCGTCATCCTCGCCACGCCCACGGGGCTGCACGCCTCGCAGACGCAGGCGGTCCTCAAGGCCGGCAAGCACGTGCAGGTGGAGATCCCGCTCGCCGATTCGCTCGCCGACGCCGAGGCGACGCTCGCCGCGGCCGAGGCGTCCGACCGCATCGCCATGGTGGGCCACACACGGCGGTTCAACCCCTCGCACCAGCTCGTGCACAACCGGATCGCCGAAGGCTCGTTCAACGTGCAGCAGATGGACGTGCAGACGTACTTCTTCCGCCGCACGAACACGAACGCCAAGGGTGAGGCACGCTCCTGGACCGACCACCTGCTGTGGCACCACGCCGCGCACACTGTCGACCTGTTCGCTTACCAAGCGGGCAAGATCGTGCAGGCGAACGCGATCCAGGGCCCCATCAACCCCGAACTCGGCATCGCGATGGACATGTCCATCCAGCTCAAGAGCGAGACCGGGGCGATCTGCACCCTGTCCCTCTCGTTCAACAACAACGGCCCGTTCGGCACGTTCTTCCGCTACATCGGCGACACCGAGACGTACATCGCCCGCTACGACGACCTCTTCAACGGCCGCGACGAGCAGATCGACGTCTCGAACGTGGCGGTGAGTATGAACGGCATCGAGCTGCAGGACCGCGAGTTCATCAGCGCGATCCGCGAGGGTCGCGAGCCGAACTCGTCGATCCGCCAGGTCATCGACTGCTACCGCGTCCTCGGCGCGCTGGAGGAGCAGCTCGCGTGA